The following coding sequences are from one Desulfosporosinus orientis DSM 765 window:
- a CDS encoding efflux RND transporter permease subunit, with product MMEKIAKFAVNRPASITILALAIVLLGFFNLSKLSIDEMPEMEMPMITVMTTYTGASPESVEEEITKPLESALASLSDVEDIESTSSSGSSTIMITFNYGVDMDQAALDIRDKVGMIEGKLPDEADSPTIMKFDSSSMPIIQISLSGENMSLAKLQSLAEDTIEPRLSRISQVSSVSISGGQEREIKVELDANKMESYGLTLADINGFTQAGNFDMSTGSLKYGNRKYYVRTIQKYDKVADIGNIPITVGESTIYLKDIATIEDTTADRTMYTRLNGETSVGISCQKESGSNTVDGCTAVKNELKQISQELDGELHYEIISDQSESIQESIDSTKRMMYEGSVLAAVVLLMFLRKWRSTVIVFISIPLSLIATFTGMYFLGYTVNTITLGGLAMGIGRIIDDSIVVYENIHRHRSLGLSMKEAAIMGAQEVGGAVLASTLTLFAVFIPMMTVEGMAGMMFKPLAATICIAIACSFVVAISVVPMLSSRFLSNKVIKEFDSPKRKNIFARLVNAFGNAIDNLGERYKVVLASSLKHRRIVLLSVGALMAASLLTVTSIGMEFFPSSDSNEISLSIETDRGSSLDDTDAIVAQIEDILMKVPEMKDVYTTVGSSGGRMNSTSSNNKASITATLADETENGRSTDQIMEELRKSVTAVAGAKIEITKNTTMGSMAGNDISVEIEGDDLDTLKEISIEVADRVKKVSGARNVSNSLTDGEPELKVYIDEEKASMYGLTPVAIAAEVKNVMNGLDAFTYSDDGEDLTVELEYKDAVEDLEKLKRLTITNSKSDNIKLADVASFELGRAPAEIKRVDQVRQAAVTGDIYGRDNNSVNQDIKTQIAGIELPEGYSISFGGANKQMQDSFSGLLQALLLAIIMVYVVMVVQYESFFDPFIIMFTMPTAVSGAILSLAITGKSLSVSSFLGIIMLMGIVVANAIVLIDYLKQLRDRGMEKNEAIIEAGRVRLRPILMTSLSTILAMLPLALGLGEGASTMAPMAIVVVGGLLLSTVLTLVLVPVVYSIFDDWRSRVMSKFAGNNAEHIPDTSING from the coding sequence ATGATGGAGAAAATCGCAAAATTTGCGGTAAACAGACCGGCGAGTATTACAATCTTAGCACTGGCTATAGTTTTGCTGGGTTTTTTCAATCTATCTAAGCTTTCCATTGATGAGATGCCGGAGATGGAAATGCCTATGATAACGGTTATGACTACATATACAGGCGCCAGTCCGGAATCTGTTGAGGAAGAAATAACTAAGCCATTGGAGTCAGCCCTAGCCAGCTTGAGCGACGTTGAGGATATTGAGTCCACATCAAGTTCGGGTTCATCTACGATTATGATAACCTTTAATTATGGTGTAGATATGGATCAAGCGGCCCTGGATATCCGGGATAAAGTCGGAATGATTGAAGGCAAGTTGCCTGACGAAGCAGATTCCCCAACTATCATGAAATTTGATTCTTCCTCGATGCCAATTATTCAGATCAGCTTATCCGGTGAGAATATGTCGCTGGCGAAGCTGCAAAGCTTGGCGGAAGATACTATTGAACCGCGTCTGTCACGTATATCGCAAGTTTCTTCAGTTTCCATAAGTGGGGGGCAGGAGCGGGAAATCAAAGTTGAGTTAGATGCCAATAAAATGGAAAGCTACGGATTAACTTTAGCGGATATTAACGGGTTCACGCAAGCGGGAAATTTCGACATGTCCACCGGATCTCTTAAATACGGCAATCGCAAATATTATGTCCGTACTATACAGAAGTATGATAAGGTTGCTGATATTGGTAATATTCCCATAACCGTAGGGGAAAGCACCATTTATTTGAAAGATATTGCCACTATTGAAGATACTACAGCTGACAGAACTATGTATACGAGGTTAAACGGAGAAACTTCCGTCGGGATATCCTGCCAAAAGGAATCGGGTTCCAATACTGTTGACGGCTGTACTGCAGTTAAAAATGAGCTCAAACAGATAAGCCAGGAACTTGATGGAGAACTTCATTATGAGATTATTTCAGACCAATCTGAAAGCATTCAGGAGTCTATCGATTCCACCAAGCGGATGATGTATGAAGGGTCTGTGCTGGCAGCGGTGGTATTATTGATGTTCCTGCGCAAATGGCGCAGCACCGTCATTGTCTTTATTTCCATCCCCTTGTCGCTTATTGCGACCTTTACCGGAATGTATTTTCTCGGCTACACTGTCAATACCATCACCCTGGGCGGTTTAGCTATGGGGATTGGAAGAATAATCGATGATTCTATTGTTGTATATGAAAATATTCACCGCCACCGAAGTTTAGGCCTTTCCATGAAGGAAGCAGCCATTATGGGTGCCCAAGAAGTCGGCGGAGCAGTTCTGGCTTCTACTCTGACCCTATTCGCAGTATTTATCCCAATGATGACCGTTGAAGGCATGGCCGGAATGATGTTTAAACCCTTGGCAGCCACTATATGTATTGCCATCGCCTGTTCCTTTGTTGTGGCGATATCCGTAGTTCCAATGCTGTCGTCACGCTTCCTCAGCAATAAAGTCATCAAAGAGTTTGATTCGCCTAAGCGCAAAAATATATTTGCTCGTCTGGTCAATGCTTTTGGCAATGCCATAGATAATTTGGGTGAAAGATACAAGGTGGTTCTAGCTTCGTCACTGAAGCACCGCCGGATAGTGCTCCTTTCCGTAGGAGCACTTATGGCGGCATCACTGCTGACGGTAACTTCTATCGGGATGGAGTTTTTTCCTTCCTCAGACTCTAACGAGATATCGCTTAGTATTGAAACAGATAGAGGTTCTTCTCTGGATGATACTGATGCCATCGTAGCTCAGATTGAAGACATTTTGATGAAAGTCCCGGAAATGAAGGATGTTTATACAACAGTAGGCAGCAGTGGAGGGAGGATGAATAGTACCAGCAGCAATAATAAAGCCAGTATCACTGCCACCCTTGCTGACGAAACGGAAAATGGCAGAAGCACGGATCAAATCATGGAAGAATTGAGAAAATCAGTAACGGCGGTAGCTGGAGCGAAAATCGAAATAACAAAGAATACTACCATGGGCAGTATGGCTGGTAACGACATCAGCGTTGAGATCGAAGGGGATGATCTCGATACACTGAAAGAGATTTCTATTGAAGTAGCCGACAGGGTAAAGAAGGTTTCCGGCGCCCGCAATGTGAGCAATTCTTTGACGGATGGAGAACCGGAATTAAAAGTTTACATCGACGAGGAAAAAGCCTCCATGTATGGCTTGACACCGGTTGCCATTGCTGCAGAGGTAAAAAATGTGATGAATGGTTTAGATGCCTTCACTTATAGTGATGATGGTGAAGATCTTACGGTTGAACTTGAGTATAAAGATGCCGTTGAGGATCTGGAAAAATTAAAGAGGTTGACTATAACGAACTCAAAAAGTGATAATATTAAGTTGGCCGATGTGGCCTCCTTTGAACTGGGCCGGGCACCGGCAGAAATCAAGCGTGTGGATCAGGTTCGCCAGGCTGCAGTTACCGGGGATATCTATGGGCGGGATAACAATAGCGTTAACCAGGATATCAAAACTCAAATTGCCGGGATAGAGCTGCCTGAAGGTTATAGTATTAGTTTTGGCGGTGCTAATAAACAAATGCAGGATAGCTTTTCGGGGTTGCTTCAAGCCCTGCTGTTAGCAATTATTATGGTATACGTGGTCATGGTTGTGCAGTATGAATCCTTTTTTGATCCATTTATAATTATGTTTACTATGCCTACAGCTGTCAGTGGAGCCATTTTGTCCCTGGCAATAACGGGTAAATCCTTAAGTGTAAGTTCGTTTCTGGGCATTATTATGCTGATGGGGATTGTAGTGGCCAACGCCATCGTGTTAATTGATTACCTGAAACAACTTCGTGACAGAGGGATGGAGAAGAACGAAGCAATTATCGAAGCGGGCCGGGTAAGACTTAGGCCTATATTGATGACTTCGCTCAGCACTATTCTAGCTATGCTTCCCCTAGCTTTAGGATTAGGTGAGGGGGCGTCAACTATGGCCCCAATGGCCATTGTGGTTGTCGGTGGCCTTTTGCTGTCCACTGTTCTGACCCTTGTGCTTGTGCCGGTGGTGTACAGTATTTTTGATGATTGGAGAAGCAGAGTAATGTCTAAGTTCGCAGGAAATAACGCTGAGCATATTCCGGATACTTCGATTAACGGTTGA
- a CDS encoding efflux RND transporter periplasmic adaptor subunit yields MGNKRVNIFQLLTALLVGVLLFISGCSPQMPTSAAESATTVDVAAAEARDIYGSISYSGRLKASREVQVLPQTSARIISINVSEGQGVAAGETLMTLDSSSLQASLKKAEAQVASAKANQVTNQIKLEAARKSYERTKLLYDAGSVTQVELDDAKLAYDSLNSGSVEAAVAEAEASLLSVQEQIGYTSIKAPVSGIIGRIDVSVGDYVNTSNTVAVISDPQELKAEIMVGESDIAIMKLNTKVNVYVRSVGQEPFSGTISSIASVLAADSNMYPVTITLDNAKGEVKSGMYAEVSIAASGVQNALCIPLSSIIPDNGVNVVYSVTEENGEMRAARVEVKTGINDGNYVQIVSGLKAGDKVVTLGNTLISDGSLLTIQSKEGEQS; encoded by the coding sequence GTGGGTAATAAAAGAGTCAATATTTTTCAGTTGTTAACAGCATTATTAGTGGGGGTATTATTGTTTATTTCAGGCTGCAGCCCTCAAATGCCAACGTCAGCAGCAGAATCAGCGACTACGGTAGATGTTGCGGCGGCAGAGGCAAGAGATATTTATGGCAGTATCAGTTACAGCGGTCGATTGAAGGCAAGCAGAGAAGTTCAGGTACTCCCCCAGACTAGTGCGCGGATCATTTCAATAAACGTAAGTGAAGGACAGGGAGTCGCTGCCGGCGAGACGTTGATGACTTTGGATAGCAGCAGCCTGCAAGCTTCTTTAAAAAAGGCAGAAGCTCAGGTTGCTTCTGCAAAAGCAAATCAGGTCACCAATCAGATAAAACTGGAAGCCGCACGCAAAAGCTACGAACGTACAAAATTATTGTACGATGCAGGATCAGTGACCCAGGTGGAATTGGATGATGCTAAGCTTGCTTATGATTCATTAAACTCAGGTTCTGTAGAAGCAGCTGTGGCTGAGGCTGAAGCGTCTTTGTTGTCGGTTCAAGAGCAGATAGGTTATACCTCGATTAAAGCACCGGTGAGCGGGATTATCGGCAGAATTGATGTTTCTGTCGGGGATTATGTAAATACGTCTAATACAGTTGCGGTAATCAGTGATCCTCAGGAATTGAAGGCTGAAATAATGGTTGGGGAGTCAGATATAGCAATAATGAAGTTAAATACCAAGGTGAATGTGTATGTGAGGTCTGTAGGTCAAGAGCCTTTTAGCGGGACAATAAGCAGTATTGCCTCAGTGCTTGCTGCTGACTCAAATATGTATCCGGTTACTATAACCTTGGATAATGCTAAAGGGGAAGTCAAATCAGGTATGTATGCAGAGGTTTCAATCGCTGCCAGCGGCGTCCAAAATGCTCTTTGCATTCCCCTGTCGTCCATAATACCGGATAATGGGGTTAATGTAGTATATAGTGTAACTGAAGAGAATGGGGAGATGCGTGCCGCTCGCGTTGAAGTCAAAACTGGTATAAATGATGGGAACTATGTACAAATAGTGTCTGGATTAAAAGCGGGTGATAAAGTTGTCACTCTAGGCAATACCCTCATTAGTGACGGATCATTACTGACTATTCAGAGCAAAGAGGGTGAACAGTCATGA
- a CDS encoding DsrE/DsrF/DrsH-like family protein produces the protein MTKKVLIVGGVAGGASAAARLRRLDEKAQIILFERDDYISFANCGLPYYIGETIKEREKLLVQTPEAMKARFNIDVRINSEVVGIDTDNQKVTVRSKDQGIYEESYDALVLSPGAKALRPNIPGINSSKIFTLRNIPDTDKVKAYVDQKGTNSAIVIGGGFVGVETAENLVERGLKVTLVEAAPHILAPFDSDMVVMAEKELVENGVDLILGDGVKAFKEAGSQVDVTLNSEKILTADLVILAIGVAPDTAFLKDSGIELGAKGHIIVDQRMQTNVSGVYAVGDAIEVVDFITGEKTAVPLAGPANKQGRIAADNIAGLNSLYKGTQGTSILKVFSLTAASTGANERSLHKANLPYRVVYVHPVAHASYYPAALQLTLKLIFNDEGQVLGAQGIGYDGVDKRIDVIAAVIRLKGTVDDLAELELAYAPPFSSAKDPVNMAGFAAQNVLAGRTHIVAWKDIQLSELKDTILLDVRTKEEYDNGHVPDSLNIPLDSLRERIGELDKSKPIIEYCQVGLRGYVADRILSQNGYNVLNITGGYKTISLQEFQPQRPSPESRQSELGASEENLPQGHFDKSIDACGLCCPGPLMQVKAAMDTLNPGQILKILASDPGFYEDIKAWCKRTNNRLIDVAKAGGVITAFIKKGAQGDSVQQETQAAAFKDNKTMVVFSGDLDKAIASFIIANGAAAMGKKVTMFFTFWGLNILRKHEKVSTQKGFMDKMFSMMMPRGSKRLRLSKMNMLGMGGKMIRKVMKDKNVSSLEELIKAAMCNGVEVVACQMSMDVMGLRQEELLDGVKIGGVGYYLGEAEDSNVNLFI, from the coding sequence ATGACAAAAAAGGTACTCATAGTCGGCGGCGTAGCGGGAGGAGCCTCTGCTGCTGCACGCCTTAGGAGACTAGATGAAAAAGCCCAGATCATTTTGTTTGAAAGAGATGACTATATTTCTTTCGCCAACTGCGGTCTGCCCTATTACATCGGTGAAACGATCAAGGAGCGAGAGAAACTTCTCGTCCAAACGCCTGAGGCTATGAAGGCTAGGTTTAACATTGATGTAAGGATTAATAGTGAAGTTGTCGGTATCGATACTGACAACCAAAAAGTAACAGTTAGAAGCAAGGATCAGGGGATTTACGAAGAATCCTATGATGCTCTCGTATTATCACCGGGGGCCAAAGCTCTCCGGCCAAATATCCCCGGGATAAACAGTTCGAAGATATTTACCCTGAGAAACATTCCGGACACAGATAAAGTTAAGGCCTACGTTGATCAAAAGGGTACTAACAGTGCCATAGTGATTGGCGGGGGTTTTGTCGGAGTTGAAACGGCTGAAAACCTCGTGGAGAGAGGGTTGAAAGTTACTTTAGTCGAAGCCGCTCCCCATATTTTGGCTCCTTTTGATTCAGACATGGTGGTCATGGCTGAAAAGGAATTAGTTGAAAATGGCGTAGATCTCATCTTAGGTGACGGGGTTAAAGCTTTCAAAGAAGCCGGGAGCCAAGTCGACGTAACTTTGAATAGTGAAAAAATCCTGACTGCTGATCTGGTCATTCTGGCCATTGGGGTAGCACCGGACACTGCTTTTCTAAAGGACTCGGGAATAGAGTTAGGGGCGAAAGGCCATATCATCGTTGATCAAAGAATGCAAACCAATGTCAGCGGTGTTTACGCAGTAGGAGATGCCATCGAGGTTGTCGACTTTATTACCGGAGAAAAGACGGCGGTCCCTTTGGCGGGACCGGCCAATAAGCAAGGAAGAATTGCTGCCGATAATATTGCGGGCTTGAATTCCCTTTATAAGGGCACTCAGGGAACCTCCATCCTTAAAGTTTTCAGCTTGACAGCAGCCAGCACAGGGGCTAATGAGCGCAGCCTGCATAAAGCTAATCTCCCTTATCGGGTTGTCTACGTTCATCCGGTGGCTCATGCCTCCTATTATCCTGCTGCATTACAGCTGACCTTAAAACTGATTTTTAATGATGAAGGCCAGGTATTGGGAGCCCAGGGAATAGGTTATGATGGTGTCGACAAACGAATTGATGTTATTGCTGCTGTGATTCGCTTGAAAGGCACGGTGGATGATTTAGCGGAATTGGAGTTAGCCTATGCTCCGCCCTTCTCATCAGCCAAAGACCCCGTTAATATGGCGGGATTTGCAGCTCAAAACGTGCTGGCCGGAAGAACTCATATAGTAGCCTGGAAAGATATACAGTTATCAGAACTAAAGGATACAATCCTTCTGGATGTGCGAACAAAAGAGGAATATGACAATGGACATGTACCTGATTCCCTCAACATTCCCTTGGATAGCTTAAGAGAGAGAATAGGCGAGCTGGACAAGAGTAAACCGATCATAGAGTACTGCCAGGTAGGCTTAAGGGGCTATGTAGCCGACAGGATCTTGAGTCAAAACGGCTATAACGTCTTAAATATTACCGGCGGCTATAAAACCATCTCCCTGCAAGAATTCCAGCCGCAAAGGCCGAGCCCTGAGAGCCGGCAATCCGAGCTGGGAGCAAGTGAGGAGAATCTCCCTCAGGGACATTTTGATAAAAGCATTGATGCCTGCGGGCTGTGTTGTCCCGGGCCGCTGATGCAGGTTAAAGCCGCCATGGATACTTTAAATCCAGGGCAAATACTCAAGATTTTGGCATCGGATCCGGGCTTTTATGAGGATATTAAAGCTTGGTGCAAAAGAACCAATAATCGGCTGATAGACGTAGCCAAGGCCGGAGGGGTTATTACAGCCTTTATTAAAAAAGGTGCTCAAGGGGATTCAGTTCAGCAAGAGACGCAAGCAGCAGCTTTTAAGGATAATAAGACAATGGTTGTCTTTAGCGGAGATTTGGATAAGGCTATAGCTTCCTTCATTATCGCTAATGGAGCGGCGGCTATGGGCAAAAAAGTCACCATGTTTTTCACCTTTTGGGGACTAAATATTCTGCGTAAACACGAAAAAGTCAGCACGCAAAAGGGATTTATGGATAAGATGTTCAGCATGATGATGCCGAGGGGCAGCAAACGCCTTAGGTTATCCAAGATGAATATGCTGGGTATGGGCGGAAAAATGATCCGAAAAGTTATGAAGGACAAAAATGTTTCTTCCCTGGAAGAGCTCATTAAGGCCGCAATGTGCAACGGAGTAGAGGTGGTAGCCTGCCAAATGTCCATGGATGTCATGGGTCTAAGACAAGAGGAGCTGCTGGACGGCGTTAAAATCGGCGGAGTAGGTTATTATTTAGGAGAAGCAGAGGATTCGAATGTTAATTTATTTATTTAA
- a CDS encoding uroporphyrinogen decarboxylase family protein codes for MLTKRQNLMETIKGGNPDRFVNQYEFMELILEAPMDLPLAPGPGMTITNKWGVTFTWPEGQIGSFPVHDDEHKVLKDITKWKEVVKAPSVYYTDEEWAAAIAHANSVDRTDKFVTAFCAPGIFEMTHHLMGIEDALMGLYEEPELMKELIDYVVEYELAYAEQVIKHIHPDALFHHDDWGSQISTLISPAMFEEFYLPAYKKVYGYWKENGVELIVHHSDSYAATFVPFMIEMGIDIWQGAMTTNNIPELIKKYGGKISFMGDIDSGVVDHPSWSQEEIAKYVEIACKRCGKLYFIPNLSQGLNISSFPGVYEATSEAIDKMSKEMF; via the coding sequence GTGTTAACCAAGAGACAGAATTTAATGGAAACTATTAAAGGTGGAAATCCTGATCGATTTGTAAATCAGTATGAATTTATGGAACTTATTCTGGAAGCTCCCATGGATCTACCCTTAGCACCGGGACCTGGCATGACAATTACGAATAAATGGGGTGTTACCTTCACTTGGCCGGAAGGCCAAATCGGTTCTTTCCCTGTTCATGACGATGAGCACAAGGTTTTAAAGGACATTACAAAGTGGAAAGAGGTTGTCAAAGCACCATCAGTTTATTATACCGATGAAGAATGGGCAGCAGCTATAGCACATGCTAACTCAGTTGACCGGACTGACAAATTTGTAACAGCTTTTTGTGCACCGGGTATCTTTGAAATGACCCATCACCTCATGGGTATTGAGGATGCCTTAATGGGTTTGTACGAAGAACCCGAGCTTATGAAGGAACTTATTGATTACGTTGTTGAATATGAGCTGGCCTATGCCGAACAAGTGATTAAGCATATTCATCCCGATGCACTCTTCCATCATGACGATTGGGGCAGCCAGATTTCCACATTAATATCTCCGGCAATGTTTGAAGAGTTTTATTTACCTGCTTACAAGAAAGTATATGGTTACTGGAAGGAAAATGGCGTAGAGCTGATCGTTCATCACAGTGACAGTTATGCCGCTACTTTCGTTCCCTTTATGATCGAAATGGGCATTGATATTTGGCAAGGCGCGATGACAACTAACAATATTCCTGAATTAATTAAGAAATATGGGGGTAAAATTTCCTTTATGGGAGATATCGACAGCGGTGTGGTTGATCATCCCAGTTGGTCGCAGGAAGAAATCGCTAAATATGTGGAGATAGCCTGCAAACGCTGCGGAAAATTATACTTTATTCCGAACTTAAGCCAGGGGTTAAACATTTCTTCATTCCCGGGAGTTTATGAGGCGACAAGTGAAGCAATCGATAAAATGAGTAAAGAAATGTTCTAA